Proteins encoded in a region of the Lepisosteus oculatus isolate fLepOcu1 chromosome 23, fLepOcu1.hap2, whole genome shotgun sequence genome:
- the LOC138224566 gene encoding uncharacterized protein isoform X1, with product MEYLFLRFAFLASCLTLHAGTTLRLADRIQGQCLTDTLKIKIAPEFLEAHNITLSAKDKNGVAHSLGSSLDAKCGYKQRRNSRGGLEVSASLMACHVYLKQQRQQQEARLVFTVGVSYAPRDGSGPGATESFSFSCPRRPGRARRRVLCEEDYIEVSLNIDVPFHHSMDKQARSQESPWYFTVQYPDGSIVTRDQAWIWNQGIGLNVEHFDGWIAFRVPQSSPLIIREDHQGYQSLGFKVVAKHEELLIGLRYDLSAVCPVVQVRCEGSNVSVSAANLRLPARGAPTEDLGLLLQLDGVSLSPQDAASRGYALQLGDSEIRASFAVRDNPLVPGGPSVMNRHQLSLVHMWRDGADQRNNKVVIHVPGHTCPSPPAQPAFSVTIRTEGFNITYGPVPGDYVLTSISLDGVLFQSVQDLPRGVGVRLVRRDRLLFVFVTVRFGSRLLPRKYAGGFTSLYSTSPALLFKSPDLREVIAEEKETYTHLREDIVLPVLEGFCRNSSVCFNVTRGNADLFWSFYIWDTPFQAKRAAERGQSYASYRAHLTFCVDVRSPDLLHQGVSQDRRLLLLAVSFRDRAKGGVMATARQACPFRPAGELECTADGLLKATGLRLAASPLASLDRLTLRDPSCSPSEISDGKVSFSFPVYACGTLRKVHGTHVEYENRISNENALPKDAPEYLKFQSTLVCRYSEENTLPVGPSAAPPPGPAQPARGHGNLTLRMDIMRDATFSSAFLPEEFPVVRRLREPLFLEVQMESEDPELELFLRDCWGSPDPQLEPKPPLTWPVVKDSCELKGDEYQTVFHRVRRSGRVRFPRHHKRLEVKTFAFVGPSSRQLLKQQISFHCSVIICDTTALRTDDACRGDCIPHKQRKGRSSGSGATRETLVSSGSILLLPQVTLASSVLDPWSSPWWLVMPMAAALFSLAFLVYMCWTLKLKNANKAT from the exons ATGGAATACCTTTTCCTCAG GTTTGCTTTCCTAGCGAGCTGTTTGACCCTCCATGCGGGTACGACTCTTCGCCTTGCAG ACCGTATCCAAGGGCAGTGCTTGACTGACACGCTTAAAATCAAAATTGCCCCCGAGTTTCTTGAGGCTCACAACATCACGCTGTCAGCCAAAG ACAAAAACGGTGTTGCCCATTCGCTGGGCTCTTCTCTGGACGCCAAATGTGGTTACAAGCAGCGGAGGAACTCCAGAGGAGGCCTGGAAGTGTCTGCGTCGCTCATGGCCTGTCACGTGTATTTGAAG CAGCAGCGGCAGCAGCAGGAGGCCCGCCTGGTGTTCACGGTGGGGGTGAGCTACGCGCCCCGCGACGGCTCCGGCCCCGGCGCCACCGagtccttctccttctcctgccCCCGCAGGCCCGGCCGCGCCCGCAGGAGGGTGCTGTGCGAGGAGGACTATATCGAG GTGTCCCTCAACATCGATGTTCCCTTTCACCATTCAATG GACAAGCAGGCCCGGAGCCAGGAGAGCCCCTGGTACTTCACGGTGCAGTACCCGGATGGCAGCATCGTGACCCGGGACCAGGCCTGGATCTGGAATCAGGGCATCGGGCTGAACGTTGAGCACTTCGACGGCTGGATCGCCTTCCGCGTCCCTCAGAGCAGCCCCCTGATCATCCGAGAG GATCACCAGGGCTACCAATCCTTGGGGTTCAAGGTGGTGGCCAAGCATGAGGAGCTGCTCATCGGGCTGCGCTACGACCTGAGCGCCGTGTGTCCCGTCG TCCAGGTGCGCTGCGAGGGCAGCAACGTGTCCGTGTCCGCCGCCAACCTGCGGCTGCCCGCCCGAGGGGCGCCGACTGAGGACCTGggcctcctgctgcagctggacGGGGTGTCCCTCTCCCCACAGGACGCGGCGTCTCGGGGGTACGCCCTCCAGCTGGGGGACTCGGAGATCCGGGCCTCCTTCGCTGTGCGGGACAACCCCCTCGTGCCAGGG GGCCCCAGCGTGATGAACAGACACCAGCTGTCCCTGGTCCACATGTGGAGAGATGGAGCTGACCAGCGCAACAACAAAGTGGTCATCCACGTCCCCGGGCACACGTGTCCCAGTCCCCCCGCCCAGCCGGCGTTCTCGG TGACGATTAGGACGGAGGGCTTCAACATCACCTACGGCCCGGTCCCCGGAGACTACGTTCTGACCAGCATCTCTCTCGACGGTGTCCTGTTCCAGTCCGTCCAGGACCTACCCAGGGGTGTGGGCGTCCGGCTGGTCAGAAGAGACCGCCTGCTCTTCGTCTTTGTCACCGTTCGCTTCGGAAGCCGCTTGCTTCCTCGTAAA TATGCCGGAGGCTTCACTTCCCTGTATTCTACGAGTCCAGCACTCCTGTTCAAGTCCCCCGATCTCCGAGAGGTGATCGCAGAGGAGAAGGAGACCTACACTCACCTTCGTGAGGACATCG TGCTTCCCGTGTTGGAGGGCTTCTGCAGGAACAGCAGCGTGTGCTTCAACGTGACCCGAGGGAACGCCGACCTCTTCTGGAGCTTTTACATCTGGGACACCCCCTTCCAGGCGAAGCGGGCGGCCGAGCGCGGGCAGTCCTACGCCAGCTACAGGGCGCACCTGACCTTCTGCGTCGACGTCCGCTCTCCCGACCTGCTGCACCAG GGCGTGAGCCAGGATCGCCGCCTGCTGCTGCTGGCCGTCTCGTTTCGGGACCGGGCGAAGGGAGGCGTGATGGCGACGGCGCGGCAGGCCTGCCCATTCCGCCCTGCCGGGGAGCTGG AGTGCACCGCGGACGGGCTGTTAAAGGCTACGGGCCTGCGGCTGGCGGCGTCCCCCCTGGCCAGCCTGGACCGGCTGACCCTGCGCGACCCCAGCTGCAGCCCCTCCGAGATCTCCGATGGGAAGGTGTCTTTCAGCTTCCCGGTCTACGCCTGCGGTACCCTCCGGAAG GTCCACGGGACTCATGTGGAGTACGAGAACAGGATCTCCAACGAAAACGCTCTGCCGAAAGATGCGCCCGAATACCTCAAGTTTCA ATCCACGCTGGTGTGCCGCTACAGCGAGGAGAACACCCTGCCTGTGGGTCCATCAGCAGCCCCGCCCCCCGGCCCCGCCCAGCCGGCCCGCGGCCACGGCAACCTCACCCTGCGCATGGACATCATGAGAG ATGCCACCTTCTCCTCGGCGTTCCTGCCGGAAGAGTTCCCAGTGGTGCGGAGGCTCCGGGAACCCCTGTTCCTGGAGGTGCAGATGGAGAGCGAGGACCCCGAGCTGGAGCTCTTCCTCCGGGACTGCTGGGGGAGCCCTGATCCCCAGCTCGAGCCCAAGCCCCCTCTCACCTGGCCCGTGGTCAAGGACAG CTGCGAGCTGAAGGGGGACGAGTATCAGACCGTGTTCCACAGGGTGCGGCGCAGCGGCAGGGTGCGCTTCCCCAGGCACCACAAGCGCCTCGAGGTGAAGACCTTCGCCTTCGTGGGGCCCAGCTCCAGGCAGCTGCTGAAGCAGCAG ATCAGTTTCCATTGCTCCGTGATCATCTGCGACACCACGGCACTGAGGACTGATGACGCCTGCCGGGGGGACTGCATCCCGCACAAACAGAGGAAAG GGAGGAGTTCCGGGTCAGGGGCTACACGAGAAACGCTGGTGTCATCGGGATCCATTCTGCTGCTCCCCCAGGTCACCCTGGCCAGCAGCGTTCTAG ATCCCTGGAGCTCCCCCTGGTGGCTTGTGATGCCCATGGCTGCTGCCCTGTTCTCACTGGCCTTCCTGGTCTATATGTGCTGGactctaaaattaaaaaacgcAAATAAAGCTACGTAA
- the LOC138224566 gene encoding uncharacterized protein isoform X2, which translates to MEYLFLRFAFLASCLTLHAGTTLRLADRIQGQCLTDTLKIKIAPEFLEAHNITLSAKDKNGVAHSLGSSLDAKCGYKQRRNSRGGLEVSASLMACHVYLKQRQQQEARLVFTVGVSYAPRDGSGPGATESFSFSCPRRPGRARRRVLCEEDYIEVSLNIDVPFHHSMDKQARSQESPWYFTVQYPDGSIVTRDQAWIWNQGIGLNVEHFDGWIAFRVPQSSPLIIREDHQGYQSLGFKVVAKHEELLIGLRYDLSAVCPVVQVRCEGSNVSVSAANLRLPARGAPTEDLGLLLQLDGVSLSPQDAASRGYALQLGDSEIRASFAVRDNPLVPGGPSVMNRHQLSLVHMWRDGADQRNNKVVIHVPGHTCPSPPAQPAFSVTIRTEGFNITYGPVPGDYVLTSISLDGVLFQSVQDLPRGVGVRLVRRDRLLFVFVTVRFGSRLLPRKYAGGFTSLYSTSPALLFKSPDLREVIAEEKETYTHLREDIVLPVLEGFCRNSSVCFNVTRGNADLFWSFYIWDTPFQAKRAAERGQSYASYRAHLTFCVDVRSPDLLHQGVSQDRRLLLLAVSFRDRAKGGVMATARQACPFRPAGELECTADGLLKATGLRLAASPLASLDRLTLRDPSCSPSEISDGKVSFSFPVYACGTLRKVHGTHVEYENRISNENALPKDAPEYLKFQSTLVCRYSEENTLPVGPSAAPPPGPAQPARGHGNLTLRMDIMRDATFSSAFLPEEFPVVRRLREPLFLEVQMESEDPELELFLRDCWGSPDPQLEPKPPLTWPVVKDSCELKGDEYQTVFHRVRRSGRVRFPRHHKRLEVKTFAFVGPSSRQLLKQQISFHCSVIICDTTALRTDDACRGDCIPHKQRKGRSSGSGATRETLVSSGSILLLPQVTLASSVLDPWSSPWWLVMPMAAALFSLAFLVYMCWTLKLKNANKAT; encoded by the exons ATGGAATACCTTTTCCTCAG GTTTGCTTTCCTAGCGAGCTGTTTGACCCTCCATGCGGGTACGACTCTTCGCCTTGCAG ACCGTATCCAAGGGCAGTGCTTGACTGACACGCTTAAAATCAAAATTGCCCCCGAGTTTCTTGAGGCTCACAACATCACGCTGTCAGCCAAAG ACAAAAACGGTGTTGCCCATTCGCTGGGCTCTTCTCTGGACGCCAAATGTGGTTACAAGCAGCGGAGGAACTCCAGAGGAGGCCTGGAAGTGTCTGCGTCGCTCATGGCCTGTCACGTGTATTTGAAG CAGCGGCAGCAGCAGGAGGCCCGCCTGGTGTTCACGGTGGGGGTGAGCTACGCGCCCCGCGACGGCTCCGGCCCCGGCGCCACCGagtccttctccttctcctgccCCCGCAGGCCCGGCCGCGCCCGCAGGAGGGTGCTGTGCGAGGAGGACTATATCGAG GTGTCCCTCAACATCGATGTTCCCTTTCACCATTCAATG GACAAGCAGGCCCGGAGCCAGGAGAGCCCCTGGTACTTCACGGTGCAGTACCCGGATGGCAGCATCGTGACCCGGGACCAGGCCTGGATCTGGAATCAGGGCATCGGGCTGAACGTTGAGCACTTCGACGGCTGGATCGCCTTCCGCGTCCCTCAGAGCAGCCCCCTGATCATCCGAGAG GATCACCAGGGCTACCAATCCTTGGGGTTCAAGGTGGTGGCCAAGCATGAGGAGCTGCTCATCGGGCTGCGCTACGACCTGAGCGCCGTGTGTCCCGTCG TCCAGGTGCGCTGCGAGGGCAGCAACGTGTCCGTGTCCGCCGCCAACCTGCGGCTGCCCGCCCGAGGGGCGCCGACTGAGGACCTGggcctcctgctgcagctggacGGGGTGTCCCTCTCCCCACAGGACGCGGCGTCTCGGGGGTACGCCCTCCAGCTGGGGGACTCGGAGATCCGGGCCTCCTTCGCTGTGCGGGACAACCCCCTCGTGCCAGGG GGCCCCAGCGTGATGAACAGACACCAGCTGTCCCTGGTCCACATGTGGAGAGATGGAGCTGACCAGCGCAACAACAAAGTGGTCATCCACGTCCCCGGGCACACGTGTCCCAGTCCCCCCGCCCAGCCGGCGTTCTCGG TGACGATTAGGACGGAGGGCTTCAACATCACCTACGGCCCGGTCCCCGGAGACTACGTTCTGACCAGCATCTCTCTCGACGGTGTCCTGTTCCAGTCCGTCCAGGACCTACCCAGGGGTGTGGGCGTCCGGCTGGTCAGAAGAGACCGCCTGCTCTTCGTCTTTGTCACCGTTCGCTTCGGAAGCCGCTTGCTTCCTCGTAAA TATGCCGGAGGCTTCACTTCCCTGTATTCTACGAGTCCAGCACTCCTGTTCAAGTCCCCCGATCTCCGAGAGGTGATCGCAGAGGAGAAGGAGACCTACACTCACCTTCGTGAGGACATCG TGCTTCCCGTGTTGGAGGGCTTCTGCAGGAACAGCAGCGTGTGCTTCAACGTGACCCGAGGGAACGCCGACCTCTTCTGGAGCTTTTACATCTGGGACACCCCCTTCCAGGCGAAGCGGGCGGCCGAGCGCGGGCAGTCCTACGCCAGCTACAGGGCGCACCTGACCTTCTGCGTCGACGTCCGCTCTCCCGACCTGCTGCACCAG GGCGTGAGCCAGGATCGCCGCCTGCTGCTGCTGGCCGTCTCGTTTCGGGACCGGGCGAAGGGAGGCGTGATGGCGACGGCGCGGCAGGCCTGCCCATTCCGCCCTGCCGGGGAGCTGG AGTGCACCGCGGACGGGCTGTTAAAGGCTACGGGCCTGCGGCTGGCGGCGTCCCCCCTGGCCAGCCTGGACCGGCTGACCCTGCGCGACCCCAGCTGCAGCCCCTCCGAGATCTCCGATGGGAAGGTGTCTTTCAGCTTCCCGGTCTACGCCTGCGGTACCCTCCGGAAG GTCCACGGGACTCATGTGGAGTACGAGAACAGGATCTCCAACGAAAACGCTCTGCCGAAAGATGCGCCCGAATACCTCAAGTTTCA ATCCACGCTGGTGTGCCGCTACAGCGAGGAGAACACCCTGCCTGTGGGTCCATCAGCAGCCCCGCCCCCCGGCCCCGCCCAGCCGGCCCGCGGCCACGGCAACCTCACCCTGCGCATGGACATCATGAGAG ATGCCACCTTCTCCTCGGCGTTCCTGCCGGAAGAGTTCCCAGTGGTGCGGAGGCTCCGGGAACCCCTGTTCCTGGAGGTGCAGATGGAGAGCGAGGACCCCGAGCTGGAGCTCTTCCTCCGGGACTGCTGGGGGAGCCCTGATCCCCAGCTCGAGCCCAAGCCCCCTCTCACCTGGCCCGTGGTCAAGGACAG CTGCGAGCTGAAGGGGGACGAGTATCAGACCGTGTTCCACAGGGTGCGGCGCAGCGGCAGGGTGCGCTTCCCCAGGCACCACAAGCGCCTCGAGGTGAAGACCTTCGCCTTCGTGGGGCCCAGCTCCAGGCAGCTGCTGAAGCAGCAG ATCAGTTTCCATTGCTCCGTGATCATCTGCGACACCACGGCACTGAGGACTGATGACGCCTGCCGGGGGGACTGCATCCCGCACAAACAGAGGAAAG GGAGGAGTTCCGGGTCAGGGGCTACACGAGAAACGCTGGTGTCATCGGGATCCATTCTGCTGCTCCCCCAGGTCACCCTGGCCAGCAGCGTTCTAG ATCCCTGGAGCTCCCCCTGGTGGCTTGTGATGCCCATGGCTGCTGCCCTGTTCTCACTGGCCTTCCTGGTCTATATGTGCTGGactctaaaattaaaaaacgcAAATAAAGCTACGTAA